Proteins encoded together in one Synechococcus sp. A15-62 window:
- a CDS encoding ABC transporter ATP-binding protein, with product MLTPSQAGFRRLLPLLRPHLRELLWGGCCMVIYVGSFPLLVQLAGDLFPALGSGDLVRVLQLIGLALLIFAVQKIAQFGQDSLLAGPALLVSQDLRRDLFRRLQTVELGALEKLSAGDLTYRFTEDADRVSEVLYKTIHDTVPSVLQLVAVLGMMLWLDWKLTLAILLLAPVIVWLISLFGARVMAATERSQKKVSELAGLLGEAIEGLPLVRAFAAEPWLQDRFETEIDQHRQARHRTYSLVALQHPVVGIIEVVGLFAVLALGAWRIQTGDLSIAGLSSYLTGLIVLIDPIAHVTNNFNEFQQGQASLRRLREIEREPQEAADQAEAQSIGALRGDLVFEQVSFGYDPAQPVLHQLNLRVDAGQVLAIVGPSGAGKSTLLSLLLRFNTVQQGEIRLDGTDISLMRSRELRQQVALVPQRTTVFSGTIAEAIRFGRRATDDEVCDAARLANADDFIRALPQGYDTQLEERGTNVSGGQLQRIAIARAVLGNPALLLLDEATSALDAEAEAAVQLGLKQAMKGRTVLVIAHRLATVQEADRIVVLEKGAVVDRGTHDDLMQRGGRYRELCERQFIRDRQKS from the coding sequence ATGCTGACCCCATCCCAGGCCGGATTCCGCCGGCTGCTGCCGTTACTTCGCCCCCACCTGCGGGAACTGCTCTGGGGGGGCTGCTGCATGGTGATTTACGTCGGCAGCTTTCCGCTGCTCGTCCAGCTGGCTGGAGATTTGTTTCCTGCGTTGGGATCGGGTGATCTTGTCCGCGTGCTTCAGCTGATCGGGCTGGCATTACTGATCTTTGCTGTTCAGAAAATCGCCCAGTTCGGTCAGGACTCTCTCCTTGCCGGGCCTGCACTGCTGGTGAGCCAGGACTTACGGCGCGATCTGTTCCGCCGCCTGCAGACCGTGGAGCTCGGGGCGTTGGAGAAGCTTTCGGCCGGCGACCTCACGTACCGCTTCACCGAAGACGCGGATCGCGTTAGCGAGGTGCTCTACAAGACCATTCACGACACGGTCCCCAGCGTGCTTCAGCTGGTTGCTGTGCTGGGGATGATGCTTTGGCTCGATTGGAAACTGACGCTGGCCATCCTGTTGCTGGCGCCGGTGATCGTCTGGCTGATCAGCCTGTTTGGTGCGCGCGTGATGGCGGCCACGGAACGCAGTCAGAAAAAGGTGAGCGAACTGGCTGGTCTGCTGGGTGAGGCCATCGAAGGGTTGCCTCTCGTGCGTGCGTTTGCTGCTGAGCCCTGGTTGCAGGACCGCTTCGAGACAGAAATCGACCAGCACCGACAGGCTCGCCATCGCACCTACAGCCTTGTGGCGCTGCAGCATCCGGTGGTTGGCATCATCGAGGTGGTGGGTCTGTTTGCCGTGCTGGCCCTCGGAGCCTGGCGGATCCAGACCGGTGACCTGAGCATTGCCGGGCTGAGCAGTTACCTGACGGGGCTGATCGTGCTGATCGATCCCATTGCCCACGTCACCAACAACTTCAACGAATTCCAGCAGGGTCAGGCGTCGCTGCGACGTCTGCGGGAGATCGAGAGAGAGCCTCAGGAAGCCGCTGACCAAGCCGAGGCGCAATCCATCGGTGCTCTCCGGGGTGATCTGGTCTTTGAACAGGTGAGCTTTGGTTATGACCCAGCCCAGCCGGTGCTGCATCAACTCAATCTGCGGGTGGATGCAGGGCAGGTGCTGGCCATTGTTGGTCCCTCCGGTGCTGGCAAAAGCACCTTGCTGTCGCTCCTGCTCCGGTTCAACACGGTGCAACAGGGAGAGATTCGTCTCGACGGCACGGACATCAGCTTGATGAGGTCCCGTGAGCTGCGTCAGCAGGTGGCCCTGGTTCCGCAGCGCACCACCGTGTTCTCTGGAACCATTGCCGAGGCGATTCGGTTCGGGCGTCGTGCGACCGATGACGAGGTTTGCGATGCGGCTCGCTTGGCCAATGCGGATGATTTCATCCGTGCCTTGCCCCAGGGGTATGACACTCAGCTCGAGGAACGGGGAACCAATGTTTCCGGTGGACAACTCCAGCGGATCGCCATTGCCCGGGCAGTGCTTGGCAATCCAGCGCTGCTGCTGCTGGATGAAGCCACCAGTGCTCTCGATGCTGAAGCGGAGGCTGCGGTGCAACTCGGCCTGAAGCAGGCGATGAAGGGACGAACGGTGTTGGTGATCGCCCACCGTCTGGCCACGGTTCAGGAGGCCGATCGCATTGTGGTTCTTGAAAAAGGAGCGGTTGTCGATCGAGGAACCCACGACGACTTGATGCAGCGTGGTGGGCGTTACCGCGAACTGTGCGAACGACAGTTCATTCGAGATCGGCAAAAGTCCTGA
- a CDS encoding RNA-binding S4 domain-containing protein: protein MKLDQFLKWKGWVSTGGEAKQRIQMGEVEVNGSVETRRGRQLSPGDRVVLAGEESVVGDENATGP from the coding sequence ATGAAGCTGGATCAGTTCCTGAAATGGAAGGGATGGGTCTCTACCGGCGGTGAAGCGAAGCAACGCATCCAGATGGGTGAAGTGGAGGTGAATGGAAGCGTTGAAACCCGGCGGGGACGTCAGCTTTCCCCGGGAGATCGGGTTGTGCTTGCTGGTGAGGAGTCCGTTGTTGGGGATGAAAACGCGACCGGGCCGTAA
- the tpiA gene encoding triose-phosphate isomerase: MRRPVIAGNWKMHMTCAQSREFMEAFLPLIADTPDDRDLVLAPPFTALSTMAELSQNSRLCLSSQNVHWEGQGAFTGEISPAMLKEHGVTHTIVGHSEPRKYFSESDEQINHRARSSQSNGLIPIVCVGESDEQRERGEAERVIRRQIEQGLEGLDAEKLVVAYEPIWAIGTGKTCAAEEANRICGLIRSWVGSPDLVIQYGGSVKPSNIDELMGMSDIDGVLVGGASLEPESFGRIANYQAA, encoded by the coding sequence GTGCGCAGACCGGTGATCGCTGGCAACTGGAAGATGCACATGACCTGTGCCCAGTCGCGGGAGTTCATGGAAGCCTTCCTGCCATTGATTGCTGACACCCCGGACGACCGCGACCTGGTGCTGGCACCGCCCTTCACGGCGCTGTCGACCATGGCGGAACTCAGCCAGAACTCCCGCCTCTGCCTGTCGAGCCAGAACGTGCACTGGGAAGGCCAGGGAGCCTTCACCGGGGAGATCTCTCCAGCCATGCTCAAGGAGCACGGGGTGACCCACACGATCGTGGGCCACAGCGAACCACGGAAATATTTCAGTGAAAGCGACGAGCAGATCAACCACCGGGCCAGGTCATCCCAGTCCAACGGTCTGATTCCGATCGTTTGCGTTGGCGAAAGCGATGAGCAGCGAGAGCGGGGCGAAGCTGAACGGGTGATCCGCCGCCAGATCGAGCAGGGCCTGGAGGGTCTCGATGCCGAGAAATTGGTGGTGGCCTACGAACCGATCTGGGCGATCGGCACTGGCAAAACCTGTGCAGCTGAGGAAGCGAACCGCATCTGCGGTCTGATTCGGAGTTGGGTGGGCTCACCCGATCTGGTGATTCAGTACGGCGGCTCCGTTAAACCCAGCAACATTGATGAGTTGATGGGCATGAGCGATATCGACGGGGTGCTGGTGGGGGGTGCTTCTTTGGAGCCTGAAAGCTTTGGAAGGATTGCCAACTACCAAGCGGCTTGA
- the folP gene encoding dihydropteroate synthase, whose product MPTTKRLDSGGWPQGWRQRTAVMGVINVTPDSFSDGGRFLASERALAEAQRQLNRGADVLDLGAQSTRPGAEEVGAEEELRRLLPALKSIRQHCPEALISIDTFLAPVAAKALDAGANWINDVSGGRRDPDLLRVVADVGCPVVLMHSRGDSRTMDQLTTYADVVADVKEALLERSEAALQAGVDESQIIWDPGLGFAKTHEQNLQLLRDLEQLTAGPRPVLIGPSRKRFIGAVLDEPRPKARLWGTAAVACRCAQAGAAVLRVHDVGPISQTLRMAAALW is encoded by the coding sequence TTGCCAACTACCAAGCGGCTTGATTCAGGCGGCTGGCCTCAGGGTTGGCGCCAACGCACAGCCGTGATGGGGGTGATCAACGTCACCCCGGATTCCTTCAGTGATGGAGGGAGATTTCTAGCGAGCGAACGGGCCCTTGCTGAAGCTCAGCGGCAGCTGAACCGTGGTGCGGACGTGTTGGATCTTGGGGCGCAAAGCACCCGACCCGGAGCAGAGGAGGTGGGCGCCGAAGAGGAGTTGCGGCGGCTCCTACCTGCACTGAAGAGCATCCGGCAGCACTGCCCAGAGGCGCTGATCTCCATCGACACGTTTCTAGCGCCGGTGGCCGCCAAGGCACTGGACGCAGGTGCGAACTGGATCAATGATGTGAGCGGTGGCCGGCGGGATCCGGATCTGCTGCGGGTGGTCGCCGATGTGGGCTGTCCAGTGGTGCTGATGCACAGCCGCGGTGACAGCCGAACCATGGATCAGCTCACGACCTATGCCGATGTCGTGGCAGATGTGAAAGAGGCGTTGCTGGAGCGCAGTGAAGCCGCGCTTCAAGCCGGCGTTGATGAGAGCCAAATCATCTGGGATCCCGGTCTCGGCTTCGCCAAGACCCATGAGCAGAACCTGCAGCTGCTGAGGGATCTGGAACAACTGACAGCAGGGCCACGACCAGTGCTGATCGGTCCTTCACGCAAACGCTTCATCGGTGCCGTGCTCGATGAGCCACGCCCGAAGGCGCGGCTCTGGGGAACTGCTGCCGTGGCCTGCCGCTGCGCCCAGGCGGGTGCTGCCGTGCTGCGGGTGCACGATGTGGGCCCCATCAGTCAGACGCTGCGCATGGCGGCTGCACTCTGGTGA
- a CDS encoding GlcNAc-transferase family protein: protein MSSTIFVQIAAYRDPDLPATLHNLIERAAQPERLHFGICLQLAADDPPHLGTSAFPDHPHLTSIRFDATESRGACWARRQAQDVYGGEDFLLQIDSHMRAVEHWDDLLLKTWKECSDARAVLSVYPNGFQQPCCLQTSTLPVMAAAGFDANGILKLRGISRFQLPEEQPERPIPGAFIAGGFLFGPGSIVREVPYDPDLYFHGEEVAMSARLWTSGFNIYAPNRLLLFHLYKTERTDKEHSATHWGDHSNWHLYNLRSLKRVHTLLGSLNNAPESIRCFNDQPDELQPFGLGKKRKLSIYQQWAGVDFKTAEISQTARHAEFNVLQP, encoded by the coding sequence GTGAGCTCGACGATCTTTGTTCAGATCGCGGCTTACCGGGATCCCGATCTCCCGGCCACACTGCACAACCTGATTGAGCGGGCGGCCCAGCCAGAGCGCCTGCATTTCGGCATCTGCCTGCAACTGGCTGCTGATGATCCGCCGCACTTGGGAACAAGCGCATTTCCGGATCATCCACACCTCACGAGCATCCGGTTCGATGCAACTGAAAGCCGCGGAGCCTGCTGGGCCCGACGCCAGGCTCAAGATGTTTACGGCGGGGAAGACTTTCTGCTGCAGATCGACAGTCACATGCGGGCTGTGGAGCACTGGGATGACCTGCTTCTGAAGACCTGGAAGGAATGCAGCGATGCACGTGCCGTTCTCAGTGTTTACCCCAACGGCTTTCAACAACCGTGCTGTTTGCAGACATCAACTCTGCCTGTGATGGCAGCTGCCGGTTTCGATGCCAACGGCATCCTTAAGCTGCGAGGCATCAGCCGATTTCAACTTCCAGAAGAACAACCTGAGCGACCGATCCCTGGGGCGTTTATCGCCGGAGGCTTCCTATTCGGTCCAGGATCAATCGTGCGCGAAGTGCCGTACGACCCCGATCTCTATTTCCATGGGGAAGAGGTTGCCATGTCGGCACGACTGTGGACGTCTGGTTTCAACATCTACGCCCCGAATCGCCTGCTGCTGTTTCATCTCTACAAGACAGAACGTACAGACAAAGAGCATTCAGCCACCCATTGGGGCGATCACAGCAATTGGCACCTTTACAACCTTCGGTCACTCAAACGCGTACACACACTGCTTGGCAGTCTCAACAACGCACCGGAGTCAATCCGTTGTTTCAATGATCAACCTGACGAACTTCAACCCTTTGGATTAGGGAAAAAACGCAAATTAAGCATCTATCAACAGTGGGCTGGCGTTGATTTCAAAACAGCAGAGATCAGCCAAACTGCAAGGCATGCAGAGTTCAACGTATTGCAACCCTGA